The Cervus canadensis isolate Bull #8, Minnesota chromosome 9, ASM1932006v1, whole genome shotgun sequence genome contains a region encoding:
- the ZMYM2 gene encoding zinc finger MYM-type protein 2 isoform X1 has product MDTGSAGGLEVTDQTPVLLGRTAMAASLTDVGNSFSGPPNPLVTRSNKFQSSSVEDDDDVVFIEPIQPPPPCAPVVADQRTITFTSSKNEDLPGNDSKILPSSKELASQKGSVSETIVIDDEEDMETNQGQEKNSSSFIERRPSESKNRTNDVDFSPSSFSRSKVNAGMGNSGITTEPDSEIQIANVTTLETGVGSVSDGQLEHTDGRDMNLMITHVTSLQNASLGDVSNGLQSSNFGVNMQTYTPSLTSQTKTAVGPFNPGRMNVAGDAFQNGESAAHHNPDSWISQSASFPRNQKQPGVDSLSPVASLPKQIFQPSAQQQPTKPVKVTCANCKKPLQKGQTAYQRKGSAHLFCSTTCLSSFSHKPAPKKLCVMCKKDITTMKGTIVAQVDSSESFQEFCSTSCLSLYEDKQNPTKGALNKSRCTICGKLTEIRHEVSFKNMTHKLCSDHCFNRYRMANGLIMNCCEQCGEYLPSKGAGNNVLVVDGQQKRFCCQSCVSEYKQVGSHPGFLKEVRDHTPDSFLTQPEKYGKLTTCTGCRTQCRFFDMTQCIGPNGYMEPYCSTACMNSHKTKYAKSQSLGIICHFCKRNSLPQYQATMPDGKLYNFCNSSCVAKFQALSMQSSPNGQFVAPSDIQLKCNYCKNSFCSKPEILEWENKVHQFCSKTCSDDYKKLHCIVTYCEYCQEEKTLHETVNFSGVKRPFCSEGCKLLYKQDFARRLGLRCVTCNYCSQLCKKGATRELDGVVRDFCSEECCRRFQDWYYKAARCDCCKSQGALRERVQWRGEMKHFCDQHCLLRFYCQQSEPNMTTQRGPENLHYDQGCQTSRTKMTGSAPPPSPTPNKEMKNKAVLCKPLTMTKATYCKPHMQSKSCQTDGDWRTEYVPVPIPVPVYVPVPMHMYSQSIPVPTTVPVPVPVPVFLPAPLDSGEKTAVAEELKSTGSSDALGTELLTMTDMTEDEGKAEGTDLHSVIIETDIIGSDLLKSAEPETQSSMPDVPYEPDLDIEIDFPRAAEELDMENEFLLPPVFGEEYEEQPRPRSKKKGTKRKAVSGYQSHDDSSDNSECSFPFKYAYGVNAWRHWVRTRRLEEDLLVLDGLTPPKSVKLKEDLLSHTTAELDYGLAHFVNEIRRPNGENYAPDSIYYLCLGIQEYLCGSNRKDNIFIDPGYQTFEQELNKILRSWQPSILPDGSIFSRVEEDYLWRIKQLGSHSPVALLNTLFYFNTKYFGLKTVEQHLRLSFGTVFRHWKKNPLTMENKACLRYQVSSLCGTDSEDKITTGKRKHEDDEPVFEQIENTANPSRCPVKMFECYLSKSPQNLNQRMDVFYLQPECSSSADSPVWYSSASLDRNTLENMLVRVLLVKDIYDKDNYELDEDTD; this is encoded by the exons ATGGACACAGGTTCAGCAGGAGGATTGGAAGTGACTGATCAGACTCCTGTTCTATTGGGGAGGACGGCCATGGCAGCTAGTCTCACGGATGTAGGAAATTCGTTTAGTGGGCCACCTAATCCTTTAGTGACTAGATCTAATAAGTTTCAGAGCTCATCAGTGGAAGACGATGATGATGTTGTGTTTATTGAACCAATACAACCACCTCCTCCTTGTGCACCAGTGGTGGCTGATCAAAGAACCATAACATTTACAtcatcaaaaaatgaagatctgcCAGGAAATGATTCCAAAATTCTTCCTTCCTCAAAAGAATTGGCTTCTCAGAAGGGGAGTGTAAGTGAGACGATTGTCATTGATGATGAGGAGGATATGGAAACAAATCAAGGGCAAGAGAAAAATTCATCCAGTTTTATTGAACGGAGACCATCCGAGTCTAAAAACAGAACCAATGATGTGGATTTCTCCCCTTCCAGTTTTTCAAGAAGTAAGGTAAATGCAGGAATGGGTAATAGTGGCATCACCACAGAACCAGACTCTGAGATTCAGATCGCTAACGTTACGACCTTAGAAACAGGCGTCGGCTCTGTGAGTGATGGCCAGTTAGAACACACTGACGGGAGAGACATGAACCTGATGATCACACACGTAACATCCCTGCAGAATGCCAGCTTGGGAGATGTCTCTAATGGACTGCAGTCAAGTAATTTTGGTGTTAATATGCAAACATACACCCCGTCTTTAACTTCACAGACCAAGACTGCAGTAGGACCTTTCAATCCTGGTAGAATGAATGTGGCAGGAGACGCATTTCAGAACGGAGAGTCTGCAGCTCATCACAACCCTG attcttggATCTCCCAGTCAGCATCCTTTCCCCGTAATCAGAAACAGCCaggggtggattctttatcaccagtgGCCTCGCTTCCTAAACAGATTTTCCAGCCTTCTGCCCAACAGCAACCCACTAAACCAGTTAAAGTCACTTGTGCAAACTGCAAGAAACCTCTGCAGAAGGGACAGACAGCTTATCAGCGAAAAGGATCAGCTCACCTCTTCTGTTCTACCAcctgcctttcttccttctctcacaAGCCTGCTCCAAAGAAACTTTGTGTTATGTGTAAAAA AGATATAACTACAATGAAAGGAACCATTGTTGCTCAAGTGGACTCGAGTGAATCCTTCCAGGAGTTCTGTAGCACATCTTGTCTGTCTCTCTATGAAGACAAACAGAATCCTACTAAAGGAGCTCTGAATAAATCAAGATGTACAATTTGTGGTAAACTAACAGAG attcgCCATGAAGTTAGCTTTAAAAACATGACTCATAAGCTGTGCAGTGACCATTGCTTTAACAGATACAGGATGGCTAATGGCCTTATAATGAACTGCTGTGAGCAGTGCGGCGAGTACCTGCCCAGCAAAGGAGCTGGAAACAATGTCCTGGTTGTTGATGGTCAGCAGAAGAGGTTTTGCTGCCAGAGTTGTGTCAGTGAATACAAGCAG GTAGGTAGCCATccaggcttcctgaaggaggttCGAGATCACACACCGGACTCTTTCCTCACACAGCCTGAG aaatatggaAAACTGACCACTTGTACTGGTTGCCGAACACAATGCAGATTTTTTGATATGACTCAGTGTATAGGTCCTAATGGGTATATGGAGCCATATTGTTCAACGGCTTGCATGAATAGTCATAAGACAAAATATGCAAAATCACAAA GTTTGGGAATTATTTGCCATTTTTGTAAGCGGAACTCTTTACCTCAGTATCAAGCCACAATGCCTGATGGAAAGTTGTATAACTTTTGCAATTCCAGTTGTGTGGCTAAATTCCAg GCTCTCAGCATGCAGTCGTCTCCCAACGGCCAGTTTGTAGCACCAAGTGATATTCAATTGAAGTGCAACTATTGCAAAAATTCTTTCTGTTCAAAGCCAGAAATCTTGGAATGGGAG AACAAAGTTCATCAATTCTGCAGCAAAACTTGTTCAGATGACTATAAGAAGCTGCATTGCATAGTTACATATTGCGAATACTGTCAAGAGGAGAAGACTCTTCATGAAACAGTAAATTTCTCTGGCGTTAAGAGACCTTTCTGTAGTGAAG gctgCAAACTGTTGTACAAACAGGACTTTGCAAGGCGTTTAGGACTGAGGTGTGTGACTTGCAATTACTGCTCTCAGCTGTGTAAGAAGGGGGCGACAAGGGAGCTGGACGGCGTGGTGCGGGACTTCTGCAGCGAGGAGTGCTGCCGTCGCTTCCAGGACTGGTACTACAAG GCTGCCAGGTGTGACTGCTGTAAGTCTCAAGGAGCCCTTCGGGAGAGGGTGCAGTGGCGTGGTGAGATGAAGCACTTCTGTGACCAGCACTGCCTGTTACGCTTCTACTGCCAGCAGAGTGAGCCCAACATGACGACCCAGCGGGGACCCGAGAACTTACACTATG atcaGGGTTGTCAGACGTCCCGAACCAAAATGACA GGCTCAGCACCACCCCCTTCTCCAACCCCCAACAAGGAGATGAAGAACAAGGCGGTTCTGTGCAAACCTTTGACTATGACCAAGGCGACCTACTGCAAACCCCACATGCAGAGCAAGTCCTGTCAGACAG ATGGTGACTGGAGGACGGAGTACGTGCCTGTGCCCATCCCCGTGCCCGTGTACGTCCCAGTGCCCATGCACATGTACAGCCAGAGCATCCCCGTGCCCACCACCGTGCCTGTGCCC GTGCCAGTCCCTGTGTTTCTGCCTGCCCCCCTGGACAGTGGTGAGAAGACTGCTGTGGCTGAAGAGCTGAAAAGCACAGGTTCTTCAGATGCCCTGGGTACAGAGCTGCTGACCatgacggacatgactgaggacgaGGGGAAGGCGGAAGGCACCGACCTCCACA GTGTCATTATTGAAACGGACATAATTGGTTCTGACCTCTTAAAGAGTGCTGAGCCTGAGACCCAGTCCAGCATGCCCGATGTGCCATATGAGCCAGACTTGGATATTGAAATAGACTTTCCCAGAG CTGCTGAGGAGCTTGATATGGAAAATGAGTTTTTATTACCACCTGTTTttggagaagaatatgaggaaCAGCCTAGACCTCGATCTAAAAAAAAG GGCACCAAGAGGAAGGCGGTGTCAGGCTACCAGTCTCACGACGACAGCTCTGACAATTCCGAGTGCAGCTTCCCTTTCAAGTATGCGTATGGAGTCAATGCCTGGAGACACTGGGTTCGGACGAGGCGGCTCGAGGAAGACCTTCTGGTGTTAGACGGGCTGACACCTC cTAAGTCAGTGAAGTTGAAAGAGGATCTGCTCTCTCACACCACGGCTGAGCTGGACTATGGCCTGGCCCACTTTGTCAATGAGATCCGAAGGCCCAATGGGGAGAACTATGCACCCGATAGCATCTACTATCTCTGCCTTGGGATTCAGGAG tacttGTGTGGTAGTAATCGAAAAGACAACATATTTATTGATCCAGGATACCAGACATTTGAGCAAGAATTGAATAAGATACTCCGAAGTTGGCAACCAAGCATACTTCCAGACG GGTCAATATTTTCTCGAGTTGAAGAAGATTATCTCTGGAGGATAAAACAGCTAGGATCACACTCTCCAGTAGCTCTTCTGAACACCCTGTTCTACTTTAACACTAAGTATTTTGGCCTGAAAACAGTGGAACAGCACTTACGGCTTTCCTTTGGCACTGTGTTTAGGCACtggaaaaaaaaccctttaaccatggaaaataaagcctgtcttCGGTACCAAGTGTCTTCCTTGTGCGGAACAGATAGTGAAG ataaaattactactggaaaaagaaaacatgaagatgATGAGCCAGTATTTGAACAAATTGAAAATACAGCGAATCCTTCTAGATGTCCTGTGAAAATGTTTGAATGCTACTTGTCTAAGAG